The Deinococcus carri sequence CGCCGGTGATGCTGGACCGGCTTCAGCGCGATTTCTTCGCCAAGAAGATCGGCATCACCCTCAAGGCCATGGGGGTGCCGGAGAACGTCGTGCTGGACCAGAGGACGCTGGCCCATCTCAAGCCCGCGGCGCGCGGCGCGCCTCCGCGTCGGCGCAGCAGGGAGTGGGATGGCCCGTGGGTGGACTTCATCTGGCGGGGCCGGGCAACGGCCGCGGCGGCGCGCCCGGGTCACCGCGCCCAGGTGCTGGCTGAGGAGCTGAAGATTGACGCCACGCTCAACGAGCGGCAGGCGGACGCGTGGCGCAGCGCCCTGACCCAGCGGCTCACGCTGATCTGGGGGCCTCCCGGCACCGGGAAGAGCAAGACGTTGCGCTCAGTACTCAAGGCCGTGGTCCGTGAGGCGGAGCTGCTCGGGCAACCCCGGGTGATCCTGATCACTGCCAACACCTACACCGCCGTGGACAACATCCTGCTCGACGTGCTGGGGGAGCTGCAGGTAACCTCCGCGGAGGTGGTGCGGGTCCAGCGCGAGGGCCGAGAGACGGACGCGCGGGTCACCGAGGCGCTGGCCCAGCATGCCGAGCGGTTTCGCAGCGTGGATCTCGACCGCTGGGCACCCTCGGAAGAGGTGGATGAGCTCTTGGGGAGGATCGGTGTCCCCCAGGGGGTGCTCATCCTGGGGGCGCCCGCGATCCAGGTGCACAACCTCGCCTACGCGGGCAAGGATGAGGCGACCCAGCAGTGGGCGAGGCGTGCCTGGTTCGACTACGTCGTGATCGACGAGGCCTCGCAGATGGACGCGGTGACCAGCACCCTCGTCTTCACGAAGACCAAGCCGGAGGCCACCGTGGTCCTCGCCGGCGACGACAAGCAGCTGCCCCCGATCCACGCCGCTGAGAAGCCCGAGGGCCGCCAGTCCCTGCTCGGCTCCGTCTACGAGTACGTCAAGGACATCGGGCGGGTGAAGCCCGTGGAGCTCAACGTCAACTACCGCTCGAACGGGGCGATCGTGCGGGTGGCCCACCTCGCGGGGTACGCCGGGGACCTGCACGCCCGGTCGAAGGACATGCGCCTCAATCTGCAGGCCTGGGAGGTGCCCGCGGAAGCGCCCGAGGGGTGGCCCGCAACCATCACCTGGTCGCCGGAGTGGTACCGCCTGCTCGACCCCGACGCGCCGGTGACCTGCGTGGTGTACGACGACCTTGCCCTCAGCGGGCAGGTGAACGACTTCGAGGTGGGGGCCGCCTCGGCCCTCGCCTGGATCCTGCGCCGCCACCTCGGCAAGGGCGCGCGCGGCCGGCTGGACTCCGCGGGCGGGGAGATCGAGTGTCCGGCGATCCTGGCGGACGACCGGCACTTCTGGAAAGAGGGCCTCGGCGTGGTCGCGCCCCACAAGGCGATGGTCAGCAAGGTCGCGGACAGCTTCCGGCACCTGTTCCCGGGGGACCCCGCCGACGCGGTGGCTTCCGCGGTGGACACCGTCGAGCGCTTCCAGGGGCAGGAGCGCGAGGTGATGCTCGCGGTGTTCGGTCTGGGCGACACCGAGATGATCTCCAGCGAGGCCGAGTTTCTCTACGACCTGCGGCGCTTCAACGTAATGGCCTCGCGGGCGCGCAACAAGCTGATCGTGTTCGTGACGCGCGCGCTGCTCGACTTCATGGCGAACGACAAGGACGTGCTGGAGCAGTCGGGGCTGCTCAAACGCTTCGCCGAGCTGCACTGCCAGCCCGCGGGCGCGCCGGTCGACCTCTGCGTGGAGAACGAGCGGGGCGAGGCCGTGCCGCGCTCCTGCGAGGTGCGGGTGGCGCGCTAAGGTTCATCGGGGCGGAACTTCGGGCGAATCGGTCATCGCTAGCCTTGCACGTGACGTGCCCATCAGAACTAGACCAGCACAGCCCTGAGCTCTCATCGTCACCTACGGTGGCAAAGTTACGCGTCGAAACCCTGAATAAGGACCATAATTCACAAAATTTTGGACTGTGCTTCATAAATAGCCAGCCCACATGGGCACTTGATATTCCACCGAAGGAATACTAGAATGGAGGCAGTGGGAGGCAGATGCCATGGACTTGGAAATTGTTTGGTGCGGACGAGTGCAAGATACCCGAAGACCTTCTGCGGGCCTTCTACCATCTTCTTGAAGACCCGATCATCCCCCTCCGCGAGGGCCTAGACCCCCTGCTGACCACTGATCAGAGCATCAGCCTGCGCACCAAGATCAGGAAGCTCTGTGATTTCTACCCGGGCTCGCTCAGCAGCGACGAAATCGACCGCTTTGACGACGGGTTTTATGAGCTCCGGCTGATGGGTAGAGGCTACAGTTACCGCTTTTTCTTCGTCCAGACGTCCCCTCAGACCTTCCTGTTTCTAGATGTGATCTCCAAAAAGTACAACGGTAAGACGCGTAAATCTGATCTCGCGACTACACGAGCACGACTCAAGCAAGTGAAGCGCAAGTAAGTGTGAACCGTGAACAACAGGCACAATGCGCAGACAAGAATCTGCCCAGTTACGTTAGAACAAGCTTCCCAGGAGTGCATGACATGAACAGTCAGCAAAGCGATCTCAAGCTCTCCGGCCTCCTTTTTCAGGACAGTGAACACGTTTTGGTCGAAAGGATCACGTACCTCAAGGAATACCTTAGCTACGTGATGAAAGAGCTGCGCAGTCAGGCAGAATTATCGCAGGCAGATATTGCCGAAGTTCTCGGTGTGAAGCAGCCCGCAGTGGCAAAACTCGAGAAGGCTGATCGGCAGCACGATATTGAAAGCGTGATGCGCTATCTTCACGCTGTTGGTGCAGAACTTACTGTAGGCGTCAAACGCGATGATCGGTTCTACCAGGTCAGTGAGCCGTCGAACACAGTGATTGTTGATGTGCCTGAGGACATCTGTGGGGAGTCACAACGCTGCCAAATGGACGTCCGATCCTACGTCCACGACGCACTTGATCACTACTGTCTGGAAGGCCAGAACACTGCCGCAGAATGGTTTGGGTTTGAGGTAGAAGTCAGCTTGTCGCCGCAGGGTCCCGAAGGCGAACAGGTGGAAGCGGAGGCGGTGTTGGTGTGACCCTTAGCGAGGAGCAGCGTCAGAAGTACAACAAATTCGTCAGCGGAGTTTCCCTGACTAGCATCAGGCTGGGCAGTTGCAGTGTCGAATCAGAGCCAATCCGTCCATCTCCATCAAAAACGAAGGTCGAGCTGGAGTTCGAGACGTCTCTTACTGAAGCCACATTCCAAACAGATGCCGGGGAGTTTGACGCTGTGGCGCAGATTGCCGTTAAGTTTTCAGTACGTGAGACGGGTGATCCAGTTGGCACCATTCGCGCCTCATATCGCCTCACCTATACCGGCCAGGATAGCTCTGACCTTGACACCGTGCGCCTATTTGTGAAGCAGAACGTGCCGGTCAACGCTTGGCCATACCTGCGAGAGTTCGTTCACACGACGATGCAGCGAATGGACTGGCCACCGTTCATCCTCCCACCCATGAGAAGGGGCCCCACCAAGAAGAAGACAGCTGCATCGAAGAAGGCAGCGGCGCCTACTTCGGATTAGGCACCTGTCCAAACGCGCGCACGAGCAGCATCATCGCCTGACGACCTCGAGCACCTTCGCCAACACTTTTCAAGCATCCTTCGAGTTAGTCTTACTTACGGTCATATCATTGACCCATCCCTAAGGGCATGAGCCTCTTAAACTGCTCCACATTGCTTTTGGAGGCGAGAACTCCTTCCAGCATTCAGTCCCATTTCTGCCAGCCCTGCAGATCCTCTACTGCTCCCGAAATGTCCAGCCCGTCGGTCACCTGCGCGTCAACGAGAAGTTCGGGCGGCACGAGCTTGTCGAACTTTCCCGGACCGCCGTGGATAGGACGCCTGAGGTAAGCCTCACGCAGCCGCGCGCGAATTTCCTCCTCGCCGGGGAGGGTCCTGAGGGTCTCCGCGAGGTCGGCCGGGGTGCCGGTCACGACCACGGAGTAGGGGGTGTCGCTGTGCGCCGCGCCGGGCGTGGGCTGGGCGGCGAGCAGCAGGGAGAGCACGGCTCCGATGGTGCCGTGAACTCGGGTGCCCCGCCAGGGCAGCAGGAGCAGCTGGCGGTCGCTGAGGGCATGCAGGGGGCCATCGAGGAGTCCGGTGGCACGGGCCAGGGTCCTCGCCTCCTGTAGCCGCGCGCGGGCGGCCGGTTGCAGGTAGGGGTAGTCGGCGTCGGAAACCAGAACCTCCCGCATCTTCTGCACCACCCGGTCGTGAACCTCGCCGCCGCCGCTCGCCCAGGCCGTCGTGTTGCGCCCCCGCTCACGCCGCACGAACACCTGGCGGCGTTTCTCGTCCACGTCCGTGACCCGCCAGGCGCGCCCGCTCAGCGAGATCACCCGGCCGACCTCGGGGGCGCTGCTCAGGGTGCCGATCTCGCTGATGCCGTTGAACACCGCGTACTCGGGGACGTCGGGGAACACCGCGAAAAAGTGCCAGTCCTGCACCAGCTTCTCGCCCGCGAGCCCGAGGATCAGCCCTCCCTGGTCGGTGCGCTGCAGGTGGTCGGAGGTCAGTAGACCCTGCAGCAGGGCGCGGTACTGCTCCTGGCTCACATGCCGGAAAGGGCTGAGGGTGAGCACCCGCACGGCGAGGTCGCGGGGGGCCTGCTCCCCGTATTGTTCCAGCGCGCCGAGCGTCTGGTGAATCAGCAGGCTGAAGGGCAGACGCGGCTGGCGCGTGGGCTCCACCCAGCGCTCCTCGAGGTAGAGCTGCACGGTGGCGACCGACTGCAGCAGGGTCCAGGGCAGGCGCTTGTGGGGTGGGTCCTGGTCCCGGTGGCTGCGTTCCAGGGTGTAGAAGATCATCTCGCCCGGCCCGCCGCGCCGCCCGGTGCGGCCCAGGCGCTGCACGAAGCTCGACACGCTCGGCGGGGGGTCCACCTGCAGCACCCGTTCGAGCTGCCCCAGGTCGATGCCCAGCTCCAGCGTCACGGTGGCGACCGTGCAGGCGGGCCGGCCCTCCTCGCGCATCGCCCGCTCGGCGTCCTCGCGGTAGGCGGCCGCCACGCTCCCGTGGTGCACGTGGTAGATGTCGGGCGAGGCCTGCGCCTCGGCAATCTGGCGCAGGGCTACCACGGCGTCCTCGACGCCCTGGCGGCTGTTGAGAAACACTAGGCTCTTGCGCCCCAGGGTGCGCTCGTAGAGGTGCGCGTAGAGCCCGGGGGCCTCGTCCAGCGGGCCGAAGTCCTCTTTCTCCTCGGCCTGCTGCAGGGGGAAGTGCTCAAGGGCGAGGTGCAGGCGCCGCTTCGCGCCAGCGTCGTTGACGACCTGCACGTTGCGCCCCGTGTTCCCGCGCAGCCACGCCTGAGCGAGCGAGAAGTCGCCCAGAGTGGCGGAGAGGCCTACCCGGCGCGGAGGAACCCGGGTGACGCGTTCGAGTCGTTCCAGCAAACAGCGCACTTGCCGCCCGCGCTCGTCCGCCATGAAGGCGTGCACCTCGTCGATGACGACGAACCGCAGGTCGTGGAAAAGGTGGGCGAGCGTGCTGCCGCGCCGCAGGAACAGGCCCTCTAGCGACTCGGGCGTGATCTGCAGCACGCCGCGGGCCTGCTCCAGGGTCTTCTTCTTGCGGCTGGCGCTCACGTCCCCGTGCCAGGCGCCGACCGGGATGCCCGACTCCTCCAGCAGACCGTCCAGCCGGTAGAACTGGTCGTTGATCAGCGCCTTGAGTGGGCCGATGTAGAGTGCGCCGATGCTCTGCGGCGGGTTCTCGTGAAGCGAGGTGAGGATCGGCAGGAAAGCCGCCTCCGTCTTTCCGCTCGCGGTGCCGCTGGCGATGAGGACATGGTCGTCGGTGTCAAGCAGCGCCGCGCAGGCCGCCGCCTGGACTGCGCGGATCTCAGTCCAGCCATGGCGCCAGATGTACTCCTGGATAAACGGCGCGAGGCGGGTGAAGGGGTTGGCGGCCGTCACAGGTCGAAGGCGGCGAACTCGGCGCTGGCGGGGACCGGTACCTCCTCCTCGCGGCGCGCCTCGGCGAGCACGTCGGTCCGCGAGGGCACGAAGTCCGGCCCCTTCACGAGGCCGAGGAAGGTTTCGCCGGGGTTCTGGCGCAGCAGGTTGAGCACGCTGACGAAGTCGCGGGTCACGTCGCGCGGCGTGAGGAAGTCACTCGCCCCCAGGCGGCTGAGCACTTCATTCATGAACTCCACCAGTTCGTCATCGGTGACCGTGGGGGTGTAGCCGTGGTGCAGGGCGTGCAGGCGCCGCAGCGTGTGCAGCAGGGTGAAGACTTCTTCGTTCTTGAGGGTCTCCAGGCGCAGCACCGGCCCCGCGGAGTCCTGCAGCCCGGCGCGCGCGAAGCGGCTCTGCTCCAGGCGGGTGCGCAGGGCGTCGTAGGAGAACAGGCCGCGGCGGGTGTCCTCGACCATCTGGGGCGTCGCGCCCACCAGAAGCTGCAGGTAGGACGCGCGGCCCTGCAGGGTGTCGTTGAGCATGGTGAGGAGCTTCTCGTAGTTCGCGCTGCGCGAGACGCTCTGGGTGATTTTGTAGAGGTTGACCGCCTCGTCGATCACGACAACCAGCCCCGCGTAGCCGATCGCCTTCACGAACTGCGCGAGCAGCTTCACATAGTCGTACCAGGAGTCGTCGTCGATGATGACGCGCACGCCCAGGGCCTCGCGCGCCTCGGTCTTCGTGCCGTACTCGCCGCGCAGCCACTTCAGGGCGGCGTTCTTCAGCTCGTCGTTTCCCAGCTGGTGCCCGCGCCAGTAGGCGCTGATCACGCTGGCGAAGTCGAAGCCGTGGACCAGACCCTCGAGCTCGTTCACCGCTTCGTGGATGCGCGCCTCCACGGCGCTGCCGAAGCCGGGGTCGGTGGGGGCGGTGCCTCCCGCAACGACCTCCTGCTGGACGCCGCTGATCCACTTTTCCAGCATAGCGGGGAGCGCGCCCCCGTCCTGCCGCACGCGGGTCGAGAGGTTGCGGGTGAGCTCACGGTAGGTCGCCAGGCCCTGCCCACGCCCGCCCGTGAGGCGGCGCTCGGGGCTGAGGTCCACGTCGGCGACCACGAAGTTGCGGTTCATCGCGTAGTTGCGCAGCAGCTGCAGCAGAAAGCTCTTGCCAGCGCCGTAGCGCCCGGAAACCACCCGGAAGCCCGCGCCGCCCTCGGCGACGTTCTCGAGGTCGCCCAGCAGCGCCTCGATCTCGGGTTTGCGGCCGACGACGATGTGTTCGATGCCGACGCGCGGCACGACGCCGGCGCCGAGAGAACTGAAAAGGGCGGTGGTGATGCGTTTGGGGACAGGTGGGGGGGTTATCATGCGTTCACTTCCTGGCGGGCCAGCCCCTTGGCCTGGAGCAGGCGCAGCACGTCGTAGCGGTAGGCGTCGTCGAGGGCGAGGGGGTCGCCGTAGGGATCGACGAGGATGTCACCGACGGTGTCGAGGGCATGCGTGTTGAGGTCTTCGAGGACGGCGGAGGCGAGGGCGTGGCGCGCGGCGGTGAACGCCTCGAGTTCGCGCAGGGTGAGCCCGCCTCGCAGCAGCTGCTCCAGCACCACGAGGTGCAGGGGCGGCAACGCGTCCGCCAGGGCCTGCCAGGGCCCTTCCAGCGTGGCCGGGGCCTGCGTCACCTCGGCGGGGGCCTGCTCGAGCACGCCCAGCAGAAATTCCAGCTCGTCGCGGTAATCCTCGACGGCGACGAGCAGCGCGCCCTCCTGCACGAGGAGGACGTCCCCCAGCTTGAGCTGCGCGGCCTCGTTCACCTCGTCGACCAGGGTGCTCGCAAAGGTGCCGGTGGGCAGCTGGAGGTCAGCCTCAGGCGCCTCCCAGCCCTGGGCGCGCAGCTGACGCAGCAGGTCGCGCGCCGCGCCGGAGGCGACCTCAAGGATGTCGGCGACCGTCTCCACGTCGGTGAGGTGGCCTTCAGGCACATTGGCGGGCAGGGTGAAGCGCTGGGCGGCGGGCGTCCCAGGCTGGGGAGGGGCTGGAGCCTCAGCGGGGAGGACGACGACCGGGGCAGCCGCCTCGCCGCCATCCTCGTCCAGCAGGCGCTCGCGGATGGCCTCGGACTCCTGCTGCAGCGCGGCCAGGCGGCCAGCGTCGAGCCGCACCGTGCGCCGCACCTCCTGCTGGGGAAACAGGTGGGTGTCGAGGTAAGCCGCGAGGTCGAGGGGCAGCTCGACGCCGCGCAACTGGCTTTTGAAGCCCGCCCGCTTGCGGGCGAGGTTCTCGGCGTGGCGCACCGCCTGGGTGAGCAGCTCGGAGAGCCGCCCGTCCTCCCTGTAGGGCCAGAGGGTGGCGGCGACGTACTCGTACGAGGGGCCCTCGAACACGGCGCCGGAGAAAGCCCGGCGCTGGATTTGGCGGGGCTTCTTGGGTCTCAGCGCCTCGAAGACCGAGGTGCCCGTCGTCTCCCGGTAGAACTCGTCCGTGAGCCGCACGGCGTGTCGCAGGGTGGCGTCGAGCGCCGCCTTGTCCGGGGTGTCGCGGTAGAACTTGTTCTGCTCCGGGCGGTAGGCGACGAGTTCGCGGAAGACCCCCGCGGGCACCTCGGCGCGGTCGCCGCGCTCCAGCCAGTGGTGCAGCAGCTCCTCGCCGCGGGCGTAAACGCTGGCCTCGTCCAACCACGCGCGCGCTGCCTCACCTTTGAGGCCGTAGTAGTGCACGAAGTCGCTGAGCCAGTCCACCAGATAGTGGTCGAGCTTGGGGTGGTCCACCCGGTAGGTGCGCCAGACGTGCTGCAGGTGGGCGAAGGCCGCTTCCGGGCGGTCGAAGCCCACCCCGTGCAGCACCTCGTAAACGTGGAGAAACACGTAGCTGAGATCGGTGGGCAGCGCCTCGCCGGCGCGCAGGCGCGCCCGCCAGAAGTAGTACCAGTCGGTGCGGGCGCGGTCGAGGTCGGCGTAGGTCGTCCAGTAGGACTGCAGGGGCACCGGCACCGCGGCGTTCCTCGTCATCCTCGCCCGCCCGCGTGCCTGGGAGAGGAACGAGTTCGGGGAGGCTTTCTGGCGCTGCACCTTTTCCCAGCGTGAGGACTGGGAAGGGCGCGGAGGAGGGGACGCGGCGGGGGAAACGGGGGGTAGCTCCTCCTGCGCTTCCAGGGGCAGCTCGAAGGCCGCGGCCCGCTGCCGCAGCTGCTCGATGGCGGTGCCGAGCTCCTCGCGCAGGTCCGCGACCAGGTCGAGCGGCTTCGGCGGGGGTGGGGCTGACCCCGGGAGAGGCTCGGCTCGCCGGGGCGGCACCGGGAGGCTCGCGGCTGGCTTTTCCACCTCGCCGATCTCCAGCGCGGCAAAGGAGGGTTCGGGGGTGACCCGCAGGGGTGCGAGCGGCACGATCTTCTCAGGGACGTCCGGCGTCGGGGGGGAGATCAGGAGGGCGGCCTCTGCCCTGGGGGGAGCGTCGAGGTCGATGGCGGCGAAGGTGGGCTCGGGGGGCGCGACGACCTGGCCGTGCCGACCGGTCCGCCCGGGCGTGGGTGAGGGTGGAACTGACGGCGGGGGCGGAAGAGTGACGTCTTCGCGCCGGCCGAACAGCAACGAGCGGATCAGATTTCGAAGTCCCATGAAACTCCTCCCGGAACCCTGCCATTTTAAAGAGGGGGAGCTCCTGCTGGGCCGCATATCTTGCCTGCGCCCTGACCTAATGGTCTCAAAGGCGCTGTCAGACCCGCTTGCCCAGGGCGAGCAGCCGGCGCTCGATGGCGTTGCGGTCCAGGCGGTACTTCTCGGCGAATTCGCGCAGGGTCAGGTCGTGTTTGCGGCCGTTGCAGGTGCTGCACGCGTAGACCATGTTGTCCTTGGTGCTCATGCCCCCGCGCGACACGGGGTGGATGTGGTCCGCATGCGGTGTGTCGCCCAGCGGCCCCTGGCAGTAGGGGCAGGCGTGGTTGCGTGGCAGCTGCTTCTTGATGCTGTCGGCCACTTCGCGGGTTTTCTGCTCGAAAGCGGCGGCGAGGGCGCGGTCTTTTTCGATGCGGTCACGCTCGGCCTGGCGCTCACCCGGCAGCATGGCCTGGTGCAGCACAACTCGGGCCTGCTCGGCGCGCGCGAGAAAGGCGCACGCGTTCGCCTCGGTGTCCAGCGGTGGCCACGCTGGTCGGGAGGGCAACCGCTTCCGACTCTCCTGCAGCGCCTGCCACGCGGTGCGGCTCGCGCTCAGCTCCGCCTCGGCCGCCTGCAGCCGGTGGCGGAGGTTCGGGGAGATGCCCCTGGTGAACCAGCGCCAGGGCACCGGCGCGGCGCGGTAGGCGGCGTTCGCCTCGTGCCGCAGGGCGGTGAGGCGAGCCTCGGCTAGCACCACGCGTTGTGCTGGTCCCCGGTCGTCCTGCGCCTCTTTTAGGGAGGCCAGCATGCGGTGGGCGTCGCGGATGTTGTTCTCAAGGGTGTCGGCGAGGTTCCGCAGGACGCCCTCGGCCCGGCGAGCCAGGGTGGGGCCCTCACGCTCGATTAGGTCGAGCAAGCCGTTGAACTGGAGGTGGCTCACCGGGGAACCCAAGCGGGACCCTGATCCGCTGGGGCGGTAGGACGAGGAGGAGCGGTAGCGGCGTCGGCTCATGGGGTGGGAATCCTGGGGGAAATCAGCGTGGCCTTATTCTAGGGGGGCATGACCTCGCCGACCGCTGATCTGAGCGCGTACGACACCCTGCTGGGTGTCCCCCACGGCGCGCCCCTGCCCCAGGTCCGCGCGGCGTTCTCCAGGGTGCAGGCGGAGTGCCAGGCGGGGCTGGCAGCGGGAGGTGAGGAGGCGAGGCAGGCGGCCCAGCGGTTGGAAGCGGCCGAGTTTGCCCTGGCGCAGCTGGAAGCCCACCTCCAGCAGGGCCGCCTCCCGGTGGTGGCGGATGTGGCGGCGCAGGAGCGCGCCCGGCTGGGCTGCCTGGCGCCGGTCGCCCTCCTCGGCAGCCTGCTGCTGTTCACCCTCTGGCCGAAAGGCGCGCCAGCGGAGATTCCCTCCCCCCCGGCCGACTTCCCAGTGGTCGCTGAGGCCCCTGAGGTGAAGCCCACTGCACCCGAAGCTCAGACCCCTCTCGCCGCGCCGGCGAGCATCCCCGACGCCATGGCCGAGCCGAGCTCACCCACGGAGACCACTGGACAAGACAGCTTACAGGTGGAGCCCGCCGAGGAGCCCCCGCCCCCCGTCCTGGTCGAGCCGGGGACTTACCCGGGGGAAGGAGCGCCGATGGAGGCCGCCCCGGCAGACTCGACGGAAGCGGTGGCGGCGGAACCGGCAC is a genomic window containing:
- a CDS encoding ATP-binding protein, with amino-acid sequence MITPPPVPKRITTALFSSLGAGVVPRVGIEHIVVGRKPEIEALLGDLENVAEGGAGFRVVSGRYGAGKSFLLQLLRNYAMNRNFVVADVDLSPERRLTGGRGQGLATYRELTRNLSTRVRQDGGALPAMLEKWISGVQQEVVAGGTAPTDPGFGSAVEARIHEAVNELEGLVHGFDFASVISAYWRGHQLGNDELKNAALKWLRGEYGTKTEAREALGVRVIIDDDSWYDYVKLLAQFVKAIGYAGLVVVIDEAVNLYKITQSVSRSANYEKLLTMLNDTLQGRASYLQLLVGATPQMVEDTRRGLFSYDALRTRLEQSRFARAGLQDSAGPVLRLETLKNEEVFTLLHTLRRLHALHHGYTPTVTDDELVEFMNEVLSRLGASDFLTPRDVTRDFVSVLNLLRQNPGETFLGLVKGPDFVPSRTDVLAEARREEEVPVPASAEFAAFDL
- a CDS encoding HNH endonuclease; translated protein: MGSPVSHLQFNGLLDLIEREGPTLARRAEGVLRNLADTLENNIRDAHRMLASLKEAQDDRGPAQRVVLAEARLTALRHEANAAYRAAPVPWRWFTRGISPNLRHRLQAAEAELSASRTAWQALQESRKRLPSRPAWPPLDTEANACAFLARAEQARVVLHQAMLPGERQAERDRIEKDRALAAAFEQKTREVADSIKKQLPRNHACPYCQGPLGDTPHADHIHPVSRGGMSTKDNMVYACSTCNGRKHDLTLREFAEKYRLDRNAIERRLLALGKRV
- a CDS encoding DEAD/DEAH box helicase, which gives rise to MSAPPTCWKVDERTGETKMLDPKRSRYQIYLWDEAQQRHLQRLVSRHLEALLQDPELQDLAWLFPSGELLQQAEDATRAAPLTIVQPILEAFVAVPVPHHYTLMSVVPAYNDGFWSWRRNDRFYDELSSLLPPERIHEVWEDSAARLTREETGSSGLQQTLITEAGKKLDALEQVQRRLEADLRKRRAASTSSAPVVGYESLSLNGVAYESQLWFQYHRLNAALQQFESEFAYCLPPAERVAKFKAAELTRLRGAEAERELDRLNKQAGTRYRLQDVMVFRMTPESRDVNLRSSDIGLCLSPKDQPGLLMRTLGSFGPARDLYVRFKQAQKSGRTVPLPFSPGDLKKPLWQVMNFSVSIELLDRRSGLVALRPLSDQYENLCRLLGFDPFATAPVMLDRLQRDFFAKKIGITLKAMGVPENVVLDQRTLAHLKPAARGAPPRRRSREWDGPWVDFIWRGRATAAAARPGHRAQVLAEELKIDATLNERQADAWRSALTQRLTLIWGPPGTGKSKTLRSVLKAVVREAELLGQPRVILITANTYTAVDNILLDVLGELQVTSAEVVRVQREGRETDARVTEALAQHAERFRSVDLDRWAPSEEVDELLGRIGVPQGVLILGAPAIQVHNLAYAGKDEATQQWARRAWFDYVVIDEASQMDAVTSTLVFTKTKPEATVVLAGDDKQLPPIHAAEKPEGRQSLLGSVYEYVKDIGRVKPVELNVNYRSNGAIVRVAHLAGYAGDLHARSKDMRLNLQAWEVPAEAPEGWPATITWSPEWYRLLDPDAPVTCVVYDDLALSGQVNDFEVGAASALAWILRRHLGKGARGRLDSAGGEIECPAILADDRHFWKEGLGVVAPHKAMVSKVADSFRHLFPGDPADAVASAVDTVERFQGQEREVMLAVFGLGDTEMISSEAEFLYDLRRFNVMASRARNKLIVFVTRALLDFMANDKDVLEQSGLLKRFAELHCQPAGAPVDLCVENERGEAVPRSCEVRVAR
- a CDS encoding DEAD/DEAH box helicase; the encoded protein is MTAANPFTRLAPFIQEYIWRHGWTEIRAVQAAACAALLDTDDHVLIASGTASGKTEAAFLPILTSLHENPPQSIGALYIGPLKALINDQFYRLDGLLEESGIPVGAWHGDVSASRKKKTLEQARGVLQITPESLEGLFLRRGSTLAHLFHDLRFVVIDEVHAFMADERGRQVRCLLERLERVTRVPPRRVGLSATLGDFSLAQAWLRGNTGRNVQVVNDAGAKRRLHLALEHFPLQQAEEKEDFGPLDEAPGLYAHLYERTLGRKSLVFLNSRQGVEDAVVALRQIAEAQASPDIYHVHHGSVAAAYREDAERAMREEGRPACTVATVTLELGIDLGQLERVLQVDPPPSVSSFVQRLGRTGRRGGPGEMIFYTLERSHRDQDPPHKRLPWTLLQSVATVQLYLEERWVEPTRQPRLPFSLLIHQTLGALEQYGEQAPRDLAVRVLTLSPFRHVSQEQYRALLQGLLTSDHLQRTDQGGLILGLAGEKLVQDWHFFAVFPDVPEYAVFNGISEIGTLSSAPEVGRVISLSGRAWRVTDVDEKRRQVFVRRERGRNTTAWASGGGEVHDRVVQKMREVLVSDADYPYLQPAARARLQEARTLARATGLLDGPLHALSDRQLLLLPWRGTRVHGTIGAVLSLLLAAQPTPGAAHSDTPYSVVVTGTPADLAETLRTLPGEEEIRARLREAYLRRPIHGGPGKFDKLVPPELLVDAQVTDGLDISGAVEDLQGWQKWD
- a CDS encoding helix-turn-helix transcriptional regulator — protein: MNSQQSDLKLSGLLFQDSEHVLVERITYLKEYLSYVMKELRSQAELSQADIAEVLGVKQPAVAKLEKADRQHDIESVMRYLHAVGAELTVGVKRDDRFYQVSEPSNTVIVDVPEDICGESQRCQMDVRSYVHDALDHYCLEGQNTAAEWFGFEVEVSLSPQGPEGEQVEAEAVLV
- a CDS encoding TerB N-terminal domain-containing protein; translated protein: MGLRNLIRSLLFGRREDVTLPPPPSVPPSPTPGRTGRHGQVVAPPEPTFAAIDLDAPPRAEAALLISPPTPDVPEKIVPLAPLRVTPEPSFAALEIGEVEKPAASLPVPPRRAEPLPGSAPPPPKPLDLVADLREELGTAIEQLRQRAAAFELPLEAQEELPPVSPAASPPPRPSQSSRWEKVQRQKASPNSFLSQARGRARMTRNAAVPVPLQSYWTTYADLDRARTDWYYFWRARLRAGEALPTDLSYVFLHVYEVLHGVGFDRPEAAFAHLQHVWRTYRVDHPKLDHYLVDWLSDFVHYYGLKGEAARAWLDEASVYARGEELLHHWLERGDRAEVPAGVFRELVAYRPEQNKFYRDTPDKAALDATLRHAVRLTDEFYRETTGTSVFEALRPKKPRQIQRRAFSGAVFEGPSYEYVAATLWPYREDGRLSELLTQAVRHAENLARKRAGFKSQLRGVELPLDLAAYLDTHLFPQQEVRRTVRLDAGRLAALQQESEAIRERLLDEDGGEAAAPVVVLPAEAPAPPQPGTPAAQRFTLPANVPEGHLTDVETVADILEVASGAARDLLRQLRAQGWEAPEADLQLPTGTFASTLVDEVNEAAQLKLGDVLLVQEGALLVAVEDYRDELEFLLGVLEQAPAEVTQAPATLEGPWQALADALPPLHLVVLEQLLRGGLTLRELEAFTAARHALASAVLEDLNTHALDTVGDILVDPYGDPLALDDAYRYDVLRLLQAKGLARQEVNA
- a CDS encoding type II toxin-antitoxin system RelE/ParE family toxin, whose translation is MPWTWKLFGADECKIPEDLLRAFYHLLEDPIIPLREGLDPLLTTDQSISLRTKIRKLCDFYPGSLSSDEIDRFDDGFYELRLMGRGYSYRFFFVQTSPQTFLFLDVISKKYNGKTRKSDLATTRARLKQVKRK